One Luteibacter aegosomaticola genomic window carries:
- a CDS encoding XVIPCD domain-containing protein — protein sequence MAGENPLDTRFDAARQELVDAAHTAGVDPGVLVKIAGFESGYNPHARPIAGHKHADLNTVTQFDGTKAMSSAYGYGQFLNKTWANMVREHGEKYGIEHAADLTDAQTNTAAMRNNTRLQAGMLAEFTKENAAVGAKLGGADAAANVYAMHNLGGGDGPKFLKAMAEHPNARVDSVLSSTVIERNSALYGDGSISLAAAYKNMGTQMERFTPYANQVSGQTQGQPAPTPQHAPATPHTTPHHDAPRHAAPDAHGRTMKEGMHGEDVRALQRQLGSLGYTDAHGHPLKADASFGPATKAALEAYQAKNHLEADGIAGPATLGRLNTPGNKPLISDPNHAGHAIYKQALEGMQKVDAAQGRTSDHITANVAGALAAESQAQGLNRIDSVALNTDATRCWAVQGQTNDPFKQLASVDLNQAVNTSLMQSTAAWEKASQHQQAAQGQQQDLAQTQTQNQAQAQAPSMQR from the coding sequence ATGGCTGGTGAGAACCCCCTGGATACACGCTTTGATGCCGCCCGGCAGGAACTGGTCGATGCCGCCCACACGGCAGGCGTCGATCCGGGCGTGCTGGTAAAGATCGCCGGTTTTGAATCCGGTTATAACCCGCATGCCCGCCCCATTGCCGGGCACAAGCACGCCGACCTGAACACCGTAACCCAGTTCGACGGCACCAAGGCCATGTCGAGCGCCTACGGCTACGGCCAGTTCCTCAACAAGACCTGGGCCAACATGGTCCGCGAGCACGGCGAGAAATACGGTATTGAACATGCCGCCGACCTCACCGATGCGCAGACCAATACGGCAGCCATGCGCAACAACACGCGCCTGCAGGCCGGCATGCTGGCGGAGTTCACCAAGGAAAACGCCGCGGTGGGCGCCAAGCTGGGTGGCGCGGATGCGGCGGCCAACGTTTATGCCATGCATAACCTGGGCGGCGGCGATGGCCCCAAGTTCCTGAAGGCCATGGCCGAGCATCCCAATGCGCGTGTGGATAGCGTGCTTTCATCCACCGTCATCGAACGTAACTCTGCGCTCTACGGTGATGGCAGCATCTCGCTTGCCGCGGCCTATAAAAACATGGGCACGCAGATGGAGCGTTTTACGCCCTATGCGAACCAGGTATCGGGGCAGACGCAAGGGCAGCCGGCCCCCACGCCGCAGCACGCGCCAGCAACGCCGCACACCACCCCGCACCACGACGCACCCAGGCACGCCGCGCCGGACGCGCACGGCCGCACCATGAAGGAAGGCATGCATGGCGAAGACGTACGCGCACTGCAGCGCCAGTTGGGCTCTCTTGGGTATACCGACGCGCACGGCCACCCGCTGAAAGCCGATGCCAGCTTCGGCCCCGCAACCAAGGCGGCGCTGGAAGCGTACCAGGCGAAAAACCACCTCGAGGCCGATGGCATCGCCGGGCCAGCCACGCTCGGGCGCCTGAACACGCCGGGCAACAAGCCCCTTATTAGCGATCCGAACCACGCAGGCCACGCGATCTACAAGCAGGCCCTCGAAGGCATGCAGAAGGTCGATGCCGCCCAGGGACGCACCTCCGACCACATCACCGCCAATGTCGCCGGCGCGCTCGCTGCCGAATCGCAAGCCCAGGGTCTCAACCGCATCGACAGTGTCGCCCTTAACACCGATGCGACGCGTTGCTGGGCCGTGCAGGGCCAGACCAACGATCCCTTCAAGCAGCTGGCCAGCGTTGACCTGAATCAGGCGGTGAACACCTCGCTAATGCAGTCCACGGCCGCGTGGGAGAAGGCGAGCCAGCACCAGCAGGCCGCGCAGGGACAGCAGCAGGATCTGGCGCAGACGCAAACGCAGAATCAGGCGCAGGCTCAGGCGCCTTCGATGCAGAGGTAA
- a CDS encoding TPM domain-containing protein has protein sequence MQRIATNLFGAWFQIGKQFPKETLDEIAKRVGFGECTHRGELRVAVESRLPLAAVLEGVTARDRAAALFSHLRVWDTEENCGVLLYVLLAEHRIEIVADRGIAHKVAPAEWDAITQHMRDEFAQGRFREAVLTGVDEAGALLARHFPSDGTPRTNELPDQPLLL, from the coding sequence ATGCAACGGATCGCGACCAACCTGTTTGGCGCCTGGTTCCAGATCGGCAAGCAGTTTCCGAAAGAAACACTTGATGAAATCGCTAAGCGCGTAGGTTTCGGCGAATGCACGCATCGCGGCGAGCTGCGCGTTGCCGTGGAATCACGCCTGCCGCTCGCGGCGGTGCTGGAGGGCGTGACGGCACGCGATCGTGCCGCCGCGCTGTTCTCGCACCTGCGCGTGTGGGATACCGAAGAGAACTGCGGTGTCCTGCTTTACGTATTGCTGGCCGAGCACCGCATTGAAATCGTGGCCGACCGCGGTATCGCGCATAAGGTGGCGCCCGCGGAATGGGATGCCATCACCCAGCACATGCGTGATGAGTTCGCCCAGGGACGATTCCGCGAAGCCGTGTTGACCGGCGTCGACGAAGCGGGCGCCTTGCTTGCGCGGCATTTTCCGAGCGATGGCACGCCGCGAACCAACGAGCTGCCGGATCAGCCGCTTCTGCTCTGA
- a CDS encoding TPM domain-containing protein: MRRFAASLLLAFALLVPSLAALADDTASVPKLTRHVTDLTGTLSADQVNQLDARLVALEKAKGAQVVVLMVPTTQPDDLESYSLNVAETNKVGRKGTDDGVLLLLAKNDRRVRIEVGYGLEGALPDAIASRIIREYMAPKLRANDYDGAITEALNAITQIVNGETLPPPVKADNERERRDGGGAQILFPLLFGIIFLRGFVGWAPRSVRMIIGGGIAGVLGALLTSSLLLGAVGLIVGALFMAIPGAAGRSIGGGGWGGWGGGGFGGGGFGGGGGGGGGFSGGGGSFGGGGSSGSW; this comes from the coding sequence ATGCGCCGGTTCGCGGCGAGCCTGCTGCTCGCCTTCGCCTTGCTGGTGCCGTCTCTGGCGGCACTGGCTGACGATACGGCCAGCGTCCCCAAACTGACCCGGCATGTCACCGACCTGACCGGCACGCTCAGTGCCGATCAGGTGAACCAGCTGGATGCCCGGCTGGTCGCGCTCGAGAAAGCCAAGGGCGCCCAGGTCGTCGTGCTGATGGTGCCGACCACCCAGCCTGACGATCTGGAGAGCTATTCGCTCAACGTGGCCGAGACCAACAAGGTGGGCCGCAAGGGGACTGATGATGGCGTCCTGTTGCTTCTCGCCAAGAATGATCGGCGCGTGCGTATCGAGGTCGGCTATGGCCTGGAAGGCGCGCTGCCCGATGCCATCGCCTCGCGGATCATCCGCGAGTACATGGCGCCCAAGCTGCGCGCCAATGACTACGACGGCGCCATCACCGAAGCGCTCAACGCCATCACCCAGATCGTCAACGGTGAAACCCTGCCGCCGCCGGTCAAGGCGGACAATGAACGCGAGCGCCGTGATGGCGGCGGGGCGCAGATTCTTTTTCCCCTGCTGTTCGGCATCATTTTCCTGCGCGGCTTTGTAGGCTGGGCACCGCGTAGCGTGCGCATGATCATCGGTGGTGGCATTGCGGGCGTGCTGGGTGCGCTGCTCACGAGCTCCCTGTTGCTTGGCGCCGTGGGCCTCATCGTCGGCGCGCTGTTCATGGCGATCCCGGGCGCGGCCGGCCGTTCCATTGGCGGCGGTGGCTGGGGTGGCTGGGGCGGCGGCGGCTTCGGTGGCGGCGGTTTTGGCGGCGGTGGAGGCGGTGGCGGTGGCTTCAGCGGCGGCGGCGGTAGTTTTGGCGGCGGCGGTTCGTCGGGGAGCTGGTGA
- a CDS encoding LemA family protein codes for MKTFLRVFALVALAGFLSGCGYNSIQREDEAVKAAWSEVLNQYQRRADLVPNLVNTVKGYAQHEERVLTEVTAARAKVGQVQLSPEQANDPEALAKFQAAQGQLSGALSRLLVVSENYPQLKADGSFRDLQAQLEGTENRITVARKRYVDAVQSYNTLIRSFPNNLTAKVMGYQVKPNFSVENEKAISTAPTVDFNSAPAPAPAASAAH; via the coding sequence ATGAAGACATTCCTCCGCGTTTTTGCCCTCGTTGCCCTTGCCGGGTTCCTCTCCGGCTGCGGTTACAACTCGATCCAGCGTGAGGATGAGGCCGTCAAGGCCGCCTGGTCCGAGGTCCTGAACCAATACCAGCGCCGCGCCGACCTGGTGCCCAACCTGGTCAACACCGTGAAGGGCTATGCCCAGCACGAAGAACGCGTGCTCACCGAAGTGACCGCCGCCCGCGCCAAGGTCGGCCAGGTCCAGCTTTCGCCCGAGCAGGCCAACGATCCTGAGGCGCTCGCCAAGTTCCAGGCCGCCCAGGGCCAGCTTTCCGGTGCGCTCTCGCGCCTGCTGGTGGTCAGCGAGAACTACCCCCAGCTGAAGGCCGATGGTTCGTTCCGTGACCTCCAGGCCCAGCTGGAAGGCACCGAAAACCGCATCACCGTGGCCCGTAAGCGCTACGTCGATGCCGTGCAGTCGTACAACACGCTGATCCGTTCCTTCCCGAACAACCTCACGGCCAAGGTCATGGGTTACCAGGTGAAGCCGAACTTCAGCGTCGAGAACGAGAAGGCCATCTCCACGGCACCCACGGTCGACTTCAACAGCGCCCCGGCGCCCGCCCCGGCGGCTTCGGCCGCGCACTGA
- a CDS encoding diacylglycerol kinase has product MASTVPRGPRQIYTAFGWSMKGLKACFQYEASFRLEVFNAIVVIPLGLWLGNGGVEKIILITFPMLVLAMELLNSAIEAVVDKVSPEFHELAGRAKDMGSASVFLMMVMVVVSWALILIPRYF; this is encoded by the coding sequence ATGGCATCGACGGTTCCCCGCGGTCCGCGGCAGATCTATACGGCGTTTGGCTGGTCCATGAAGGGCCTGAAAGCCTGTTTCCAGTACGAGGCCTCGTTCCGGCTCGAGGTGTTCAACGCCATCGTCGTGATCCCCCTCGGCCTGTGGCTGGGCAACGGTGGGGTCGAAAAGATCATCCTGATCACCTTCCCGATGCTGGTCCTGGCCATGGAACTGCTGAATTCGGCCATCGAAGCCGTGGTCGACAAGGTCAGCCCGGAGTTCCATGAGCTGGCCGGCCGCGCCAAGGACATGGGCTCCGCCTCCGTGTTCCTCATGATGGTCATGGTCGTCGTCAGCTGGGCCCTGATCCTGATTCCCCGATATTTCTGA
- a CDS encoding peptide MFS transporter — MAIQNPPVSQTKSFSTVFLIEMWERFGFYGMQVLMVTYMVKKLGFAEADSNLVWGAAAALIYATPAIGGWIGDKFLGTRRTMLTGAVVLMIGYALLWVPTDNAIFLYLALGVIVLGNGLFKPNAGNLVRQIYEGDPVKIDSAFTIYYMAVNVGSTISMLLTPWIRDYVGEHYGDALGWHTAFGVCSIGLVLGLVNYYFMRHTLAHIGSAPDKTRPPMKSILGVIVGGIIIIGVSAAILQNQTIAKICVYAAGVVVLGIFAHLIRSVEQSERAGLIAALVLTIQTIFFFIFYQQMSTSLNLFAQRNVDLSFGIFGFEIFRWIPEQFQSLNAIWIVILSPILVWLYNTLGKHGKDFPVAAKFALGFVAVAAGFFMYGLGAHTAVNGLISSWYMVWGYGLYSLGEILVSGLGLAMIARYVPARMGGFMMGAYYVAVGVSQYLGSVVANYAAIPSDINDPLQSLPIYTSLFNKLGFVGVGCTVLAVLMLPLMRKLSLDHALADVQPVPPVHNEDL, encoded by the coding sequence ATGGCAATTCAGAATCCGCCTGTTTCACAGACCAAGTCGTTCAGCACGGTCTTCCTTATCGAAATGTGGGAGCGCTTCGGCTTCTACGGCATGCAGGTGCTGATGGTCACCTACATGGTCAAGAAGCTCGGCTTCGCCGAAGCGGACTCCAACCTGGTCTGGGGCGCCGCCGCCGCCCTGATCTATGCCACCCCCGCCATCGGCGGCTGGATCGGCGACAAATTCCTCGGTACGCGCCGCACGATGCTCACCGGCGCGGTCGTATTGATGATCGGCTACGCGCTGCTGTGGGTCCCCACCGATAACGCCATCTTCCTGTATCTCGCCCTGGGCGTGATCGTCCTCGGCAACGGCCTGTTCAAGCCGAACGCCGGCAACCTCGTACGCCAGATCTACGAAGGTGACCCGGTCAAGATCGATAGCGCGTTCACCATCTACTACATGGCGGTGAACGTCGGCTCGACGATTTCGATGCTGCTCACCCCGTGGATCCGCGACTACGTGGGCGAGCACTACGGTGACGCGCTGGGCTGGCATACCGCGTTCGGCGTGTGCTCGATCGGCCTGGTGCTCGGCCTGGTCAACTACTACTTCATGCGCCACACCCTGGCGCACATTGGCTCGGCACCGGATAAAACCCGTCCGCCGATGAAGAGCATCCTCGGCGTGATCGTCGGTGGCATCATCATCATCGGTGTCTCGGCGGCCATCCTGCAGAACCAGACCATCGCCAAGATCTGCGTTTACGCCGCTGGCGTGGTGGTCCTGGGCATCTTTGCCCACCTCATCCGCTCGGTGGAGCAGAGCGAGCGCGCCGGCCTGATCGCCGCGCTGGTGCTCACCATCCAGACGATCTTCTTCTTCATCTTCTACCAGCAGATGTCGACGTCGCTGAATCTGTTCGCCCAGCGCAACGTCGATCTCTCGTTCGGTATCTTCGGCTTCGAAATCTTCCGCTGGATCCCCGAGCAGTTCCAGTCGCTCAACGCGATCTGGATCGTGATCCTCTCGCCAATCCTTGTGTGGCTATACAACACGCTCGGCAAGCACGGTAAGGATTTCCCCGTCGCTGCGAAGTTCGCGCTGGGTTTCGTCGCCGTGGCCGCGGGCTTCTTCATGTACGGCCTGGGCGCGCATACCGCCGTGAACGGCCTGATCTCTTCCTGGTACATGGTCTGGGGTTATGGCCTGTATTCGCTGGGCGAGATCCTGGTGAGCGGCCTGGGCCTGGCCATGATCGCCCGCTACGTGCCCGCGCGCATGGGCGGCTTCATGATGGGTGCCTACTACGTGGCAGTCGGCGTTTCCCAGTACCTGGGTAGCGTGGTGGCGAATTACGCCGCGATCCCGAGCGATATCAACGATCCGCTGCAGTCGCTGCCGATCTACACCAGCCTGTTCAACAAGCTGGGCTTCGTCGGCGTCGGCTGCACCGTGCTCGCCGTGCTGATGCTGCCGCTGATGCGCAAGCTGTCGCTTGACCACGCACTGGCGGATGTCCAGCCGGTCCCCCCGGTGCATAACGAAGACCTGTAA
- a CDS encoding ATP-binding protein, producing the protein MSDHLHTPSSRSGPFVLARTLAWLRLCAIAGQSVAILSCVTLLKLDIPLLPLMIGVCVLAVFAAGASFRLGMPWKISEGEAIVHIAFDTLVLGYLLYFTGGASNPFVTLLLVPIALSAAALSIVGVALVSVLTGVAYVLLVPYHLPLPTLGNKSLDFDLYVAGLGVNFVIMAILLGVFISNLAKAIRTQQGEVQRVRERALRDEGILAIATQAAGAAHELNTPLSTMRTLLPEIRREHAGDNALGDDLDLLEGQVQRCRTILREMVAFGQAQLSQVPERVTVSQFVHVCMERFQLLRPEADVALSVEPGAERLALRSPAGLRHALINLLNNAVDASSINGSAFVGFDIRVEGPWLVLTVTDEGPGFDEVDELGTLGLSQKATGLGIGLALAEATAERLDGELAASNTGHGAQMRLRLPLSVIGDHT; encoded by the coding sequence ATGAGCGACCACTTACACACTCCATCTTCCCGCTCTGGTCCGTTCGTCCTGGCACGTACCCTCGCCTGGCTGCGCCTCTGCGCCATCGCGGGCCAAAGCGTCGCGATCCTGTCGTGCGTCACGCTGCTCAAGCTCGACATTCCCCTGCTCCCCCTCATGATCGGCGTCTGCGTGCTTGCGGTGTTTGCCGCCGGCGCCTCATTCCGGCTGGGCATGCCCTGGAAAATCAGCGAGGGCGAGGCGATCGTGCATATCGCGTTCGATACGCTGGTGCTGGGTTACCTTCTTTATTTCACCGGAGGGGCCTCCAATCCCTTCGTGACGTTGCTACTTGTGCCCATCGCGCTTTCCGCGGCAGCACTCTCCATTGTCGGCGTCGCGCTGGTGTCTGTACTCACCGGCGTGGCCTATGTGCTGCTGGTGCCGTACCACCTGCCGCTCCCCACCCTGGGCAACAAGAGCCTCGATTTCGATCTTTACGTAGCCGGCCTGGGCGTGAACTTCGTCATCATGGCCATCCTCCTGGGCGTCTTCATCAGCAACCTGGCCAAGGCGATCCGCACCCAGCAAGGCGAGGTTCAACGCGTCCGCGAGCGCGCACTGCGCGACGAGGGCATCCTCGCTATCGCCACGCAGGCGGCCGGTGCCGCCCACGAGCTGAACACCCCGCTGTCCACCATGCGGACGTTGCTGCCCGAAATCCGCCGCGAGCACGCTGGCGATAACGCCCTGGGAGATGACCTCGACCTGCTCGAAGGCCAGGTCCAGCGTTGCCGCACGATCCTTCGAGAGATGGTCGCTTTTGGGCAGGCGCAGCTTTCCCAGGTGCCCGAGCGCGTTACCGTCAGCCAGTTCGTGCACGTGTGCATGGAGCGATTCCAGTTACTGCGTCCGGAAGCCGACGTGGCACTCAGCGTGGAGCCGGGTGCCGAACGGCTGGCCCTGCGCTCGCCGGCCGGCCTGCGCCATGCGCTGATCAACCTGCTGAATAACGCGGTCGACGCATCGTCGATCAACGGCAGCGCCTTCGTCGGCTTTGATATCCGTGTGGAAGGCCCCTGGCTGGTCCTCACGGTGACCGATGAAGGCCCGGGCTTTGACGAAGTCGATGAACTCGGCACGCTAGGCTTGTCCCAGAAGGCAACCGGCCTCGGCATCGGCCTCGCCCTGGCGGAAGCCACCGCCGAGCGGCTCGATGGCGAGCTTGCCGCCAGCAATACCGGCCATGGCGCCCAGATGCGCCTGCGCCTGCCCCTTTCGGTCATTGGAGACCACACATGA
- a CDS encoding response regulator transcription factor, with translation MNELVPPGGRPLLIVDDDATFARVLSRAMSSRGFEVITTDNADDARALTRRHQPRYCVLDLKLGDENGLRLIPELQSLVPDIRVLLLTGYASIATAVEAIKRGAHDYLAKPVDADAVVRALLDGDAGPADADDFADAPDAPLPLRRLEWEHIQRVLTECEGNISETARRLGMHRRTLQRKLSKHPVRERPDDTQ, from the coding sequence ATGAACGAACTTGTCCCACCCGGCGGCCGCCCCCTGCTCATCGTCGATGACGATGCCACCTTTGCCCGCGTACTGAGCCGGGCCATGAGCTCGCGGGGCTTCGAGGTGATCACCACCGACAACGCCGACGATGCGCGCGCCCTCACCCGCCGGCACCAGCCGCGCTACTGCGTGCTCGACCTGAAGCTTGGCGACGAGAACGGCCTGCGCCTGATCCCGGAACTGCAATCGCTGGTGCCGGATATCCGCGTGCTTCTGCTCACCGGCTATGCCTCGATCGCCACCGCGGTGGAAGCGATCAAGCGTGGTGCGCACGATTACCTCGCCAAGCCCGTGGATGCCGACGCCGTCGTGCGCGCCCTCCTTGATGGCGATGCCGGCCCCGCCGACGCCGATGATTTCGCCGATGCGCCCGATGCGCCGCTGCCTTTGCGCCGGCTGGAGTGGGAACACATTCAGCGCGTGCTGACCGAATGCGAAGGCAATATTTCGGAAACCGCACGCCGGCTCGGCATGCACCGCCGTACGCTGCAGCGCAAGCTGAGCAAACACCCCGTACGCGAGCGGCCGGACGACACCCAATGA
- a CDS encoding sialidase family protein encodes MKAPVVGARLRAMLLAVAFAAPAAHAHDMGSMGNEAPLGFDAAIDNTGHLWVVDTVGEHVRVRRSDDMGRDFTLSTIVNPTGEPIYAEGENRPKIALGPKGELYVTWSQPRKAPWTGFVRFSRSLDGGAHFDAPKTVHKDTAEITHRFDSLAVDGKGNLIVAWIDKRDLEAATKAHKPYLGAATYYSWSTDRGATFAPEQKITDQSCECCRIALARTPDGHIDAFFRAIYGDNIRDHALAALPVGGSPSVARATFTQWHIEGCPHHGPSLSIDGAGTRHAVWFSAVDGKPEISYGQIQPGKPPLHPMTVAGNGASHADLIVDGKHVWIAWHQMTDHGLDLMLRESTDGGVSFGEPRAVAHTDGPSGWPKLVLHDHRAFVAWNPGGQFRLVPTEAVQ; translated from the coding sequence ATGAAAGCCCCCGTTGTAGGCGCGCGCTTGCGCGCGATGCTCCTGGCCGTGGCATTCGCCGCGCCGGCAGCCCACGCCCACGACATGGGCAGCATGGGCAACGAAGCCCCACTCGGCTTCGACGCCGCCATCGACAACACCGGCCACCTGTGGGTGGTCGATACGGTCGGTGAACATGTGCGCGTGCGGCGCTCCGACGATATGGGCCGTGATTTCACGCTCTCGACCATCGTGAACCCCACGGGCGAACCGATCTACGCGGAAGGCGAAAACCGCCCGAAGATCGCGCTGGGTCCGAAGGGCGAGCTCTACGTGACCTGGTCACAGCCACGCAAGGCCCCATGGACAGGCTTCGTGCGCTTCTCGCGCTCGCTCGACGGCGGTGCGCATTTCGATGCACCGAAGACCGTGCACAAGGACACCGCTGAAATCACCCATCGCTTCGACTCGCTCGCGGTGGATGGCAAGGGCAACCTGATCGTCGCGTGGATCGATAAGCGCGACCTGGAAGCAGCGACGAAGGCACATAAGCCGTATCTGGGCGCGGCCACCTACTACAGCTGGTCTACTGATCGCGGCGCAACGTTCGCGCCGGAACAGAAGATCACCGACCAGAGCTGCGAGTGCTGCCGTATCGCGCTGGCACGCACGCCCGATGGCCATATCGATGCGTTTTTCCGTGCCATCTACGGCGACAACATCCGCGACCATGCCCTGGCTGCGCTCCCCGTAGGCGGCTCGCCGTCGGTGGCGCGCGCGACCTTTACCCAGTGGCATATCGAAGGCTGCCCGCACCATGGGCCCTCGCTTTCCATCGACGGCGCGGGTACGCGCCACGCAGTGTGGTTCAGCGCCGTGGATGGCAAGCCCGAGATCAGCTATGGGCAGATCCAGCCTGGCAAGCCGCCACTCCACCCCATGACCGTCGCGGGGAATGGCGCCTCGCATGCGGACCTGATCGTCGATGGCAAGCACGTGTGGATTGCGTGGCACCAGATGACGGACCACGGGCTCGACCTGATGCTCAGGGAATCAACCGATGGTGGCGTGTCCTTTGGTGAGCCGCGCGCTGTCGCGCATACCGATGGCCCGTCTGGCTGGCCGAAGCTGGTGCTGCATGACCACCGTGCGTTCGTGGCGTGGAATCCGGGTGGGCAGTTCCGCCTGGTGCCGACCGAGGCGGTGCAGTGA
- a CDS encoding sensor histidine kinase, whose amino-acid sequence MEGRSSQGTRRGWRGSFRARIAIVFGLQTLVVVIASLMTAYNVAPLGAALAIMLCSGALSWLAVSRAWLPIAALAKLLNGWDPDHPDMEGLAAEEGRGRGKDSDVSSLVRGLHGLASRIEGFGERERNFTRDASHELRSPLTVIKMSSDMLADETDLSEFGHRSLERIRRSTRELESLVEAFLILSRESDQGLAEEDFIVNKVLRQEVDYARELIAGRPVELILDEPAAFALHASPRVFAVLCGQLIRHALQQTDQGTIVVTVMPGSVSVINPAIDAPEPGSRRHASVDRHGFDLAIARRLSDRFQWPLELRALPGASRVASVRFPNPQPIEA is encoded by the coding sequence ATGGAAGGCAGGTCATCGCAGGGGACACGACGGGGCTGGCGCGGATCATTCCGCGCCCGCATCGCTATCGTCTTTGGGTTGCAGACGTTGGTAGTGGTCATCGCTTCGCTGATGACCGCTTACAACGTCGCGCCCCTGGGAGCCGCGCTCGCGATCATGCTGTGCTCGGGAGCGCTGTCATGGCTAGCCGTTTCCCGGGCCTGGCTGCCGATTGCCGCGCTGGCAAAGCTGTTGAATGGGTGGGATCCCGATCATCCGGATATGGAAGGGCTCGCGGCGGAAGAGGGCAGGGGGCGTGGCAAGGATAGCGACGTATCATCGCTGGTCCGTGGCCTGCACGGGCTTGCCTCGCGGATCGAAGGGTTTGGCGAGCGAGAGCGCAACTTCACGCGCGATGCCAGCCACGAGCTGCGTAGCCCGCTGACGGTCATCAAGATGTCGTCCGACATGCTGGCCGACGAGACGGACCTGTCCGAGTTCGGCCACCGCTCGCTCGAGCGGATCCGCCGTTCCACACGCGAGCTTGAATCGCTGGTGGAAGCGTTCCTGATCCTCTCGCGGGAATCCGACCAGGGTCTTGCCGAGGAAGACTTCATCGTCAACAAGGTGCTGCGCCAGGAAGTGGATTACGCGCGCGAGCTGATCGCAGGGCGTCCGGTGGAACTTATCCTGGACGAGCCCGCGGCGTTTGCGTTGCATGCGTCACCGCGCGTGTTCGCGGTGCTGTGCGGCCAGCTGATCCGCCATGCCCTGCAGCAGACCGACCAGGGCACGATTGTCGTGACGGTGATGCCGGGTAGCGTCAGTGTGATCAATCCTGCGATCGACGCCCCGGAGCCAGGCAGCCGGCGGCACGCCTCGGTGGACCGCCACGGTTTCGATCTGGCGATCGCCCGTCGCCTGTCCGATCGTTTCCAATGGCCGCTCGAACTGCGCGCGTTACCCGGCGCCTCCCGCGTCGCCAGCGTCCGGTTCCCCAACCCCCAGCCCATCGAAGCCTGA
- a CDS encoding response regulator transcription factor yields the protein MSNRDEQAGLILLVEDNRQIAEMVGEFLERRGYSVDYAADGVSGLHLAVSNSYDVIVLDLMLPGMDGLDVCRKLRKDGKKSTPVLMLTARDTLEDKLVGLEAGADDYLVKPFEVRELEARLRALIRRDRRQVSSEVLTVGDMTLDTATLRLTRGGQELTVSPIGLKLLAILMRESPRVVSRRDIEREIWGDTLPDSDTLRSHLYNLRRVIDKPFDRPLLHTIHSAGYRLADLDSEVAASQTA from the coding sequence ATGAGCAACCGCGACGAACAAGCAGGCCTGATCCTCCTCGTCGAGGACAACCGTCAGATTGCCGAGATGGTGGGCGAATTCCTTGAGCGCCGGGGCTACTCCGTCGACTACGCGGCCGATGGTGTCAGCGGCCTCCACCTGGCGGTATCCAACAGCTACGACGTCATCGTGCTCGACCTCATGCTCCCGGGCATGGACGGCCTGGATGTGTGCCGCAAGCTGCGCAAGGATGGCAAGAAGTCCACGCCGGTCCTGATGCTGACGGCGCGCGATACGCTCGAAGACAAGTTGGTGGGCCTGGAAGCCGGCGCCGACGATTACCTCGTCAAGCCGTTCGAAGTCCGTGAGCTTGAGGCCCGCCTGCGTGCCCTGATCCGTCGCGATCGCCGCCAGGTCTCGTCGGAAGTCCTGACCGTGGGCGATATGACCCTCGACACCGCGACGCTGCGTCTCACGCGTGGTGGCCAGGAACTCACCGTGTCGCCGATCGGCCTTAAGTTGCTCGCCATCCTGATGCGCGAATCGCCGCGCGTGGTCAGCCGCCGCGATATCGAACGCGAGATCTGGGGCGATACGCTGCCCGATTCGGACACCCTGCGTTCGCATCTCTACAACCTGCGCCGCGTCATCGACAAGCCGTTCGACCGGCCGCTGCTCCACACCATCCATTCGGCGGGTTACCGCCTGGCCGACCTCGATTCCGAGGTTGCCGCCTCCCAGACGGCATGA